The Oceanibaculum indicum P24 genome has a window encoding:
- the serB gene encoding phosphoserine phosphatase SerB, translated as MSFVLTLIADPARQTLDAALLDAAGAALSEAGANPGSRDWLAEGTALDIALETADPATAEAALRDRLAGAPVDMAIQKPDGRRKKLLLADMDSTIVTSETLDELAAYAGLKEKIAAITARSMNGEIDFATALRERVAMLKGLSADALERTYEGVELTPGARTLVQTMRANGARTALVSGGFTWFTGKVRERCGFHLDRANVLNVEEGVLTGTVAEPILDRDAKLAALNELAADLAIAPEAAVTVGDGANDLAMLKAAGLGVAFRAKPIVAAEARFRVDHTDLTALLYYQGYRKAEMVG; from the coding sequence ATGTCGTTCGTCCTGACCCTGATCGCCGATCCCGCCCGCCAGACGCTGGATGCCGCCCTGCTCGATGCCGCCGGGGCCGCCCTGTCCGAGGCTGGCGCCAATCCCGGTTCCCGCGACTGGCTGGCCGAGGGGACGGCCCTCGACATCGCGCTGGAAACGGCAGACCCCGCGACGGCGGAAGCCGCCCTGCGCGACCGCCTCGCCGGCGCGCCCGTCGATATGGCGATACAGAAGCCCGACGGGCGGCGCAAGAAACTGCTGCTGGCCGACATGGATTCCACCATCGTCACCAGCGAGACGCTGGACGAGCTGGCGGCCTATGCGGGCCTGAAGGAGAAGATTGCCGCGATCACCGCGCGCTCGATGAATGGCGAGATCGATTTCGCCACCGCGCTGCGCGAGCGCGTCGCCATGCTGAAGGGCCTGTCGGCGGATGCGCTGGAGCGGACCTATGAGGGTGTGGAGCTGACGCCGGGTGCCCGCACGCTGGTGCAGACCATGCGGGCGAACGGTGCGCGCACCGCGCTGGTCTCCGGCGGCTTCACCTGGTTTACCGGCAAGGTGCGGGAGCGCTGCGGCTTCCACCTCGACCGCGCCAATGTGCTGAATGTCGAGGAGGGGGTGCTGACCGGCACGGTGGCGGAGCCGATCCTCGACCGCGACGCCAAGCTGGCCGCGCTGAACGAGCTGGCCGCCGACCTCGCCATCGCGCCCGAGGCCGCCGTGACGGTGGGCGACGGCGCCAACGACCTCGCCATGCTGAAGGCCGCCGGGCTGGGCGTCGCCTTCCGCGCCAAGCCCATCGTGGCCGCCGAGGCCCGCTTCCGCGTGGACCACACCGACCTTACCGCCCTGCTCTATTATCAGGGCTACCGGAAGGCCGAGATGGTGGGGTGA
- the miaA gene encoding tRNA (adenosine(37)-N6)-dimethylallyltransferase MiaA, with translation MTMSGGAPVIVVAGPTASGKSALAVEIAEAFRGVVINADSMQVYADLRVLTARPSEAEERRVPHRLYGVLDGAQKCSAGRWRELALAEISRVQAAGQLPVLCGGTGLYIQTLMRGIAPVPAVPASFRAEATALHAQLGGPGFHERLAERDPVMAARLHPGNTQRLIRAWEVLNATGRSLADWQAAPRTGAATGLDFLSFVLLPARAPLYAACDGRFMQMVEMGALEEVRALVARGLDPALPVMKALGVRELAAHLAGELTLEEAIDQAQRETRRYAKRQVTWFRHQMEDAMIFETGYGAKYSTSPRDEIFSKIRQSGLTAKG, from the coding sequence ATGACCATGTCGGGAGGGGCGCCCGTGATCGTCGTCGCCGGGCCGACCGCCAGCGGCAAGTCGGCGCTGGCGGTGGAGATTGCCGAGGCGTTCCGGGGCGTGGTCATCAATGCCGATTCCATGCAGGTCTATGCCGATCTGCGGGTGCTGACCGCGCGCCCCTCGGAGGCGGAGGAGCGCCGCGTGCCGCACCGGCTCTATGGCGTGCTGGACGGGGCGCAGAAATGCTCGGCCGGGCGCTGGCGCGAGCTGGCGCTGGCGGAGATATCGCGCGTCCAGGCCGCCGGCCAGCTGCCGGTGCTGTGCGGCGGGACGGGGCTCTATATCCAGACGCTGATGCGCGGCATCGCCCCGGTGCCGGCGGTGCCGGCCAGCTTCCGCGCGGAGGCGACGGCGCTGCATGCGCAGCTTGGCGGCCCCGGCTTTCACGAAAGGCTGGCGGAGCGCGACCCGGTGATGGCGGCGCGGCTGCACCCCGGCAACACGCAGCGGCTGATCCGCGCCTGGGAGGTGCTGAACGCAACCGGCCGCTCGCTGGCGGACTGGCAGGCCGCACCCCGGACAGGCGCGGCGACTGGTCTCGACTTCCTGTCCTTCGTGCTGCTGCCGGCGCGCGCCCCGCTCTATGCCGCCTGCGACGGGCGCTTCATGCAGATGGTGGAGATGGGGGCGCTGGAGGAGGTGCGGGCGCTGGTCGCGCGCGGGCTCGATCCGGCGCTGCCGGTGATGAAGGCGCTGGGCGTGCGCGAGCTGGCGGCGCATCTGGCGGGAGAGCTGACGCTGGAGGAGGCCATCGACCAGGCGCAGCGCGAGACGCGGCGCTACGCCAAGCGGCAGGTGACCTGGTTCCGGCACCAGATGGAGGATGCCATGATTTTCGAGACAGGCTATGGCGCGAAATATTCGACAAGCCCGCGAGATGAAATCTTTTCGAAAATTCGTCAATCTGGGTTGACCGCGAAGGGCTGA